The following coding sequences are from one Streptomyces venezuelae window:
- a CDS encoding fructose-specific PTS transporter subunit EIIC, whose product MSEMITADLVDLDLDLSADTKEAASRALAERMVALGRVTDLDGFLADVAAREAQMPTGLDGGIGIPHCRSAHVTEPTLAFGRSARGIDFGAPDGPADLIFLIAAPAGADDAHLTILSSLARQLMDAEFTGALRSASTAAEAAALIRGEDTEAAAPEAPIASEAPIVPDAPGAPEASTASDAPAAPEAPAAPGDSSSGSPDEPFRVVAVTSCPTGIAHTYMAAESLENAAREAGVEITVETQGSAGFTRLDPAVIAAADGVVFAHDVPVRDKDRFAGKPTVDVGVKAGINRPAELLAEVREKAERGETSAPAGPTPVDNAGDSGDGYGTKLRKWLMSGVSYMVPFVAAGGLLIALGFAIGGWKIDKAPSVAEHFIWTDHTSWAALLFQIGGLAFAFLVPVLAGYIAYGMADRPGLVPGFVGGSVAVTIDAGFLGGLAAGLLAGAVVMGIQRVRIPAVLRGIMPVVVIPLISSAVVGFLMFLVVGKPIASLQSALTDWLEGLSGANAVILGVILGLMMCFDLGGPLNKVAYAFAVGGLAHPTDGSLKVMAAAMAAGMVPPLAMALATTVRGRLFTKTERENGKAAWFLGASFITEGAIPFAAADPLRVIPASMAGGAVTGALSMAFGCTLRAPHGGVFVVPLIGRPFLYLVAIAAGVCVSTAVVLLLKGARKTTPSGQAADETSPVEKRTPTTV is encoded by the coding sequence ATGAGTGAGATGATCACCGCGGATCTGGTCGACCTCGATCTCGACCTGTCCGCCGACACCAAGGAAGCGGCGTCCCGCGCGCTCGCCGAACGGATGGTGGCCCTCGGCCGTGTGACCGACCTCGACGGGTTCCTGGCCGACGTCGCGGCCCGCGAGGCACAGATGCCGACCGGCCTGGACGGCGGCATCGGCATCCCGCACTGTCGCAGCGCGCACGTCACCGAGCCGACCCTCGCCTTCGGCCGCTCGGCGCGCGGCATCGACTTCGGCGCGCCGGACGGACCCGCCGACCTGATCTTCCTGATCGCGGCCCCGGCGGGCGCGGACGACGCCCACCTGACGATCCTGTCGTCGCTCGCCCGGCAGCTGATGGACGCGGAGTTCACCGGAGCACTGCGGTCCGCTTCGACGGCGGCGGAGGCGGCGGCGTTGATCCGCGGCGAGGACACCGAAGCCGCCGCCCCTGAAGCCCCCATCGCCTCTGAAGCCCCCATCGTCCCTGATGCCCCCGGCGCCCCTGAAGCCTCCACTGCCTCTGACGCCCCCGCCGCTCCCGAAGCCCCCGCCGCCCCTGGGGACAGCAGTTCCGGCAGCCCAGACGAACCCTTCCGTGTCGTCGCCGTCACCTCCTGCCCCACCGGCATCGCCCACACCTACATGGCCGCCGAGTCGCTGGAGAACGCCGCGCGTGAGGCGGGCGTGGAGATCACCGTCGAGACGCAGGGCTCGGCGGGCTTCACCCGGCTCGACCCCGCGGTGATCGCCGCCGCGGACGGCGTGGTCTTCGCCCACGACGTCCCCGTACGCGACAAGGACCGCTTCGCCGGGAAGCCCACCGTCGACGTGGGCGTGAAGGCGGGCATCAACCGTCCCGCGGAACTCCTCGCCGAGGTACGGGAGAAGGCCGAGCGCGGCGAGACGAGCGCCCCCGCGGGCCCCACGCCCGTCGACAACGCCGGTGACAGCGGCGACGGCTACGGCACCAAGCTCCGCAAGTGGCTCATGTCCGGCGTCAGTTACATGGTGCCGTTCGTGGCCGCGGGCGGCCTGCTCATCGCCCTGGGATTCGCCATCGGCGGCTGGAAGATCGACAAGGCGCCGTCGGTCGCCGAGCACTTCATCTGGACGGACCACACCAGCTGGGCCGCGCTGCTCTTCCAGATCGGCGGCCTCGCCTTCGCCTTCCTCGTCCCGGTCCTCGCGGGCTACATCGCCTACGGCATGGCCGACCGGCCCGGCCTCGTCCCCGGCTTCGTCGGCGGTTCGGTCGCCGTCACCATCGACGCCGGTTTCCTCGGTGGTCTCGCCGCGGGCCTCCTCGCGGGCGCCGTCGTCATGGGCATCCAACGGGTCCGCATCCCGGCCGTGTTGCGCGGCATCATGCCGGTCGTGGTGATCCCGCTGATCTCGTCGGCGGTCGTCGGCTTCCTGATGTTCCTCGTCGTCGGCAAGCCCATCGCCTCGCTGCAGAGCGCGCTGACCGACTGGCTCGAAGGCCTCTCCGGGGCCAACGCCGTCATCCTGGGCGTCATCCTCGGCCTGATGATGTGCTTCGACCTCGGCGGCCCGCTGAACAAGGTGGCCTACGCCTTCGCGGTCGGCGGCCTCGCCCACCCGACCGACGGCAGCCTCAAGGTCATGGCCGCGGCGATGGCGGCCGGCATGGTCCCGCCGCTCGCGATGGCGCTCGCCACGACGGTCCGCGGCCGCCTCTTCACCAAGACCGAGCGCGAGAACGGCAAGGCGGCGTGGTTCCTCGGCGCCTCCTTCATCACGGAGGGCGCGATCCCGTTCGCCGCCGCCGACCCGCTGCGCGTCATCCCCGCGTCGATGGCGGGCGGCGCGGTCACCGGCGCCCTGTCGATGGCGTTCGGCTGCACGCTGCGCGCCCCGCACGGCGGTGTCTTCGTGGTCCCGCTGATCGGCCGGCCGTTCCTCTACCTGGTCGCGATCGCCGCCGGCGTCTGTGTGTCGACGGCCGTGGTGCTCCTGCTGAAGGGGGCCAGGAAGACGACGCCTTCCGGCCAGGCGGCCGACGAGACGTCGCCGGTGGAGAAGCGGACGCCGACGACGGTCTGA
- a CDS encoding TetR/AcrR family transcriptional regulator: MPDMPPVSLTERRKNETRLDIARTAAALFVADGLRATRAEDIARAAGVAPRTFYRYFPTKEESVAPLFAAGAQQWAEAVRAAPAELSVPDALRHAVREALGAETAGAVESLEWVRSLLRMSVESAALRAVWADACHASEQTLLEVLGERAALGERVGPGRQAGAARSLDLRLAAAVASAAVRVGVETWAEDASGGDGPAALAERCLAALEAFPWP, encoded by the coding sequence ATGCCTGACATGCCTCCCGTTTCGCTCACGGAGCGACGCAAGAACGAGACCCGCCTGGACATCGCCCGTACAGCGGCGGCGCTCTTCGTGGCGGACGGGCTGCGGGCCACCCGCGCCGAGGACATCGCGCGGGCGGCGGGCGTCGCGCCGCGCACGTTCTACCGCTACTTCCCGACCAAGGAGGAGTCCGTCGCACCGCTCTTCGCCGCGGGCGCGCAGCAGTGGGCGGAGGCGGTGCGTGCGGCACCGGCGGAGCTGTCCGTTCCGGACGCACTGCGGCACGCGGTCCGGGAGGCGCTCGGGGCGGAGACCGCGGGGGCCGTGGAGTCCCTGGAGTGGGTGCGGTCGCTGCTGCGCATGTCGGTGGAGAGCGCGGCGCTGCGGGCGGTGTGGGCGGACGCCTGCCACGCGTCGGAGCAGACACTGCTGGAGGTGCTCGGGGAGCGGGCGGCGCTCGGGGAGCGGGTGGGGCCCGGGAGGCAGGCGGGCGCCGCGCGCTCCCTCGATCTGCGGCTCGCGGCGGCGGTCGCGAGTGCGGCGGTGCGGGTGGGGGTGGAGACCTGGGCGGAGGACGCCTCGGGGGGTGACGGTCCGGCCGCGCTCGCCGAGCGCTGTCTCGCGGCGCTGGAGGCGTTTCCCTGGCCGTAG
- a CDS encoding helix-turn-helix transcriptional regulator yields the protein MTTDADGTTTSGTGGADTPARLFQLLSLLQTPREWPGAELSERLGVSRRTVRRDIDRLRDLGYPVRASQGAAGGYRLVAGKAMPPLVLDDEEAVAIAVGLRAGAGHAVEGVEEASVRALAKLEQVLPGRLRHRVSALQIATTPLTSGDGASIAPETLTVMASAAAGHERLRFAYRAGDGTESRRLTEPYRLVSTGRRWYLVAYDIDREDWRTFRVDRVSEPFATGARFAPRELPQGDAATFIRESMWRGRQRSYALDVTFAAPAEFVTARLPSALGPVQPVDEHSCRLRCETSDSVEWLAVRLAVLDCDFSVRGPGELVECVREMGARLTRSVA from the coding sequence ATGACGACGGATGCGGACGGCACGACGACATCGGGCACGGGTGGGGCCGACACTCCGGCCCGGCTCTTCCAGCTCCTCTCCCTCCTGCAGACGCCCCGCGAGTGGCCGGGCGCCGAGCTCTCCGAGCGCCTCGGGGTCAGCAGGCGTACGGTGCGGCGGGACATCGACCGGCTGCGGGACCTCGGCTATCCGGTGCGGGCGAGCCAGGGCGCGGCCGGTGGCTACCGCCTGGTCGCGGGCAAGGCGATGCCGCCGCTGGTCCTGGACGACGAGGAGGCGGTGGCCATCGCGGTGGGGCTGCGGGCCGGGGCGGGGCACGCGGTGGAGGGTGTGGAGGAGGCGTCGGTGCGGGCGCTCGCCAAACTGGAGCAGGTGCTTCCGGGACGGCTGCGGCACCGGGTCTCCGCGCTGCAGATCGCGACGACGCCGCTGACCAGCGGGGACGGGGCGAGTATCGCGCCGGAGACGCTGACGGTGATGGCCTCCGCCGCGGCCGGGCACGAGCGGCTGCGGTTCGCCTACCGCGCGGGGGACGGCACGGAGTCCCGGCGGCTCACGGAGCCGTACCGGCTGGTGTCGACGGGGCGCCGCTGGTACCTCGTGGCGTACGACATCGACCGCGAGGACTGGCGGACCTTCCGCGTCGACCGGGTTTCCGAGCCGTTCGCGACGGGCGCGCGGTTCGCGCCGCGGGAGCTGCCGCAGGGGGACGCGGCGACGTTCATCCGCGAGTCGATGTGGCGCGGGCGTCAGCGCTCGTACGCACTGGACGTCACCTTCGCGGCGCCCGCCGAGTTCGTCACGGCGCGGCTGCCGTCGGCGCTGGGTCCCGTCCAGCCGGTGGACGAGCACAGCTGCCGCCTGCGCTGCGAGACGTCGGACTCGGTCGAGTGGCTGGCGGTGCGGCTGGCGGTCCTGGACTGCGACTTCAGCGTGCGGGGGCCGGGGGAGCTGGTGGAGTGCGTGCGGGAGATGGGCGCACGCCTGACCCGCTCCGTCGCCTGA
- a CDS encoding DeoR/GlpR family DNA-binding transcription regulator, producing the protein MYAPERQQEILRLARDGGRVDVLSLAEEFQVTAETIRRDLKALDRAGLVRRVHGGAIPAGRLDFEPDLAEREGTAADEKDRIARAGLAELPAEGSVVLDAGSTVARLAAALPLASTLTVVTHSLPTAARLADHPGIQLHLVGGRVRQRTRAAVDAWALRAYGEIRADVLFLAANGFSAEAGLTTPDLAEAAVKRAAVAAARRVVLLADSAKHGQEHFARFGDLADVDLLITDTGLTDDDAATIERGGTEVVRA; encoded by the coding sequence ATGTACGCACCGGAGCGGCAGCAGGAGATCCTGCGGCTCGCACGCGACGGCGGACGCGTCGACGTCCTGTCGCTCGCCGAGGAGTTCCAGGTCACCGCGGAGACCATCCGGCGCGACCTGAAGGCCCTCGACCGGGCCGGACTCGTGCGCCGCGTGCACGGCGGTGCCATACCGGCAGGGCGCCTCGACTTCGAGCCGGATCTCGCCGAGCGCGAGGGCACCGCCGCCGACGAGAAGGACCGCATCGCCCGCGCCGGGCTCGCCGAACTGCCCGCCGAGGGCAGCGTCGTCCTCGACGCGGGCTCGACCGTCGCGCGGCTCGCGGCGGCGCTTCCCCTGGCGTCGACGCTCACGGTCGTCACGCACAGCCTGCCCACGGCCGCCCGCCTCGCCGACCACCCCGGCATCCAGCTCCACCTCGTCGGCGGCAGGGTCCGGCAGCGCACGCGCGCGGCCGTCGACGCGTGGGCCCTGCGGGCGTACGGCGAGATCCGCGCCGACGTCCTGTTCCTCGCCGCCAACGGCTTCTCCGCGGAGGCGGGGCTGACCACCCCCGACCTGGCCGAGGCGGCCGTGAAGCGGGCGGCCGTCGCGGCGGCTCGCCGGGTCGTGCTGCTCGCGGACTCCGCCAAGCACGGCCAGGAGCACTTCGCGCGCTTCGGCGACCTCGCCGACGTGGACCTGCTGATCACCGACACCGGCCTGACCGACGACGACGCCGCAACGATCGAACGCGGCGGCACGGAAGTAGTACGAGCGTGA
- a CDS encoding extracellular solute-binding protein — protein MRRRQFLLHTAGLTGATALGAAGLSACSAETDTPLKLLVASYDKSVGSSIGDQWGSLIGAFEKAHPGIGVDLERVPFAKLDQTLARRVKDGDAPDIAQSNLFAPYAEDGRLYGASDLFDVRTEGDFIRSYAEAGMVDRVQYGLPFLASTPRLFYNKALFKQARVKAPRSWAELRDAAVALKAIGVPTPYGLQLGPEAAEDEVLAWLLADGGGYAGLTGYDFANPSNIDTLTWLRDNLVTRGLAGPDPKSLTRTDAYAQFLRGKIGMLIAHPVLMGAADQAEFPYAHAPFPRKLGGAAPPVGLNDWLMAFKQNGRREQCGTFLSYLYGRKSALAYGGSQSALPVTSSASDALRKDPKQRPMWDFIDQMPEAQFQPTNLRSWPEVRNAVRRRIGEGVVKGGNPEEVLEGLDAVAAQAEL, from the coding sequence GTGCGTCGTCGGCAGTTCCTCCTCCACACGGCCGGGCTCACCGGCGCCACCGCGCTCGGCGCCGCCGGCCTCAGCGCCTGTTCCGCGGAGACCGACACCCCGCTCAAGCTCCTCGTGGCCAGCTACGACAAGAGCGTGGGCTCCTCCATCGGCGACCAGTGGGGCAGCCTCATCGGCGCCTTCGAGAAGGCCCACCCGGGCATCGGCGTCGACCTCGAACGCGTCCCCTTCGCCAAGCTCGACCAGACCCTGGCCCGGCGCGTGAAGGACGGCGACGCCCCCGACATCGCCCAGTCCAACCTCTTCGCGCCGTACGCCGAGGACGGCAGGCTGTACGGCGCGTCCGACCTGTTCGACGTGCGTACCGAGGGGGACTTCATCCGCTCCTACGCGGAGGCCGGCATGGTCGACCGCGTCCAGTACGGGCTGCCGTTCCTGGCCAGCACCCCACGGCTCTTCTACAACAAGGCGCTGTTCAAGCAGGCCCGCGTCAAGGCGCCCCGCTCCTGGGCCGAACTGCGCGACGCGGCCGTGGCGTTGAAGGCGATCGGCGTGCCCACCCCGTACGGGCTCCAGCTCGGTCCGGAGGCCGCCGAGGACGAGGTGCTGGCCTGGCTGCTCGCGGACGGCGGCGGCTACGCGGGCCTCACCGGCTACGACTTCGCCAACCCCAGCAACATCGACACGCTCACCTGGCTGCGCGACAACCTCGTGACGCGCGGCCTCGCGGGCCCCGACCCGAAGTCGCTGACGAGGACGGACGCGTACGCCCAGTTCCTGCGCGGGAAGATCGGCATGCTGATCGCCCACCCGGTCCTGATGGGCGCGGCGGATCAGGCCGAGTTCCCCTACGCGCACGCCCCGTTCCCCCGGAAGCTGGGCGGCGCCGCGCCGCCCGTGGGGCTCAACGACTGGCTGATGGCGTTCAAGCAGAACGGGCGGCGCGAGCAGTGCGGGACGTTCCTGAGCTACCTGTACGGGCGCAAGTCCGCCCTCGCGTACGGCGGGAGCCAGTCCGCTCTCCCCGTGACGAGTTCCGCGTCGGACGCGCTGCGGAAGGATCCGAAGCAACGGCCGATGTGGGACTTCATCGATCAGATGCCGGAGGCGCAGTTCCAGCCTACGAATCTCAGGTCTTGGCCCGAGGTTCGTAACGCGGTGCGGCGCCGTATCGGCGAGGGCGTGGTCAAGGGCGGCAACCCCGAGGAGGTCCTGGAAGGCCTTGACGCGGTGGCGGCCCAAGCGGAGCTTTAG
- a CDS encoding RNA polymerase sigma factor RpoD/SigA, whose protein sequence is MATRAVARRKSAVSGETDAARSVRAVGGEIADRDLVGMYLDEIARTPLLDAAKEVELSQVIEAGVYARKILDGEVEDSRVTADREELEALVADGERAKDVFIRSNLRLVVAVARRYPRSGLPLLDLIQEGNAGLVRAVEKFDYAKGFKFSTYATWWIRQAITRSIADQSRTIRLPVHLVEELGRIRRVQREFNRENGRDPEPAEIAAELSSTPERVTDVLDWARDPVSLNMGVDDEGDTQFGDLLEDTSAVSPEQSVLSLLRSEELDGLIGRLDQRTASIIKMRYGIDDGRERTLTEVGKEHGLTRERIRQIEKHALLELKKLARDTGFDAAA, encoded by the coding sequence ATGGCAACCCGTGCCGTCGCCCGTCGTAAGTCCGCCGTCTCCGGCGAGACCGACGCGGCTCGCAGTGTTCGCGCCGTAGGCGGGGAGATCGCCGACCGCGACCTGGTCGGCATGTACCTCGACGAGATCGCGCGTACGCCGCTGCTGGACGCCGCCAAGGAAGTGGAGCTGTCCCAGGTCATCGAGGCGGGCGTCTATGCCCGGAAGATCCTGGACGGAGAGGTCGAGGACAGCAGGGTCACCGCGGACCGCGAGGAACTCGAGGCCCTCGTCGCCGACGGAGAGCGCGCCAAGGACGTCTTCATCCGCTCGAACCTCCGCCTGGTCGTCGCGGTCGCCCGCCGCTATCCGCGCAGCGGCCTCCCCCTCCTCGACCTGATCCAGGAGGGCAACGCGGGCCTGGTTCGCGCGGTCGAGAAGTTCGACTACGCGAAGGGCTTCAAGTTCTCCACGTACGCCACGTGGTGGATCCGCCAGGCCATCACCCGCTCCATCGCCGACCAGTCCCGCACGATCCGCCTCCCCGTCCACCTGGTGGAGGAGCTGGGCCGGATCCGCCGTGTGCAGCGCGAGTTCAACCGTGAGAACGGCCGCGACCCGGAGCCCGCGGAGATCGCCGCGGAGCTGTCCTCGACGCCCGAGCGCGTGACGGACGTCCTGGACTGGGCGCGCGACCCCGTCTCGCTGAACATGGGCGTGGACGACGAGGGCGACACGCAGTTCGGCGACCTCCTGGAGGACACGTCCGCGGTCTCGCCCGAGCAGTCCGTCCTCTCGCTGCTCCGCAGCGAGGAGCTCGACGGTCTCATCGGCCGCCTGGACCAGCGCACGGCCTCCATCATCAAGATGCGGTACGGCATCGACGACGGCCGTGAGCGCACGCTGACGGAGGTCGGCAAGGAGCACGGGCTCACGCGTGAGCGGATCCGCCAGATAGAGAAGCACGCGCTCCTGGAGCTGAAGAAGCTGGCGCGGGACACGGGCTTCGACGCGGCGGCCTAG
- a CDS encoding questin oxidase family protein has translation MNHRSDTTGALDEALERLHGTGPERLGRLTNHAPMAVEALTARGQAGAVHRWLDLYAPKLEEFPAPVEPVTEVNRSAALGDPRRAADWIAYFERQVAERPWRDVLARWWPRLLPGLYGGSTHPVIRVGHAVRTLEAGGPQDGPRLAELAHGLGYSAARLARVEGLPAWAAAVDDPDEARRGLAELVRAATHRYATHGHGDETMLVHAATAPNAVLRALPALPRALWVPSLHAAWTASAAVTAMYAPDEPVAYEPVGDLDAEEVFARALAHGDEHVIKFADTALDVGDQRALGAVLRAVELSVPLG, from the coding sequence ATGAATCACAGGAGCGACACCACAGGCGCCCTCGACGAAGCCCTGGAGCGGCTGCACGGCACCGGGCCCGAGCGGCTCGGCCGGCTCACCAATCACGCCCCGATGGCCGTCGAGGCGCTCACCGCGCGCGGGCAGGCCGGTGCCGTCCACCGGTGGCTCGATCTCTACGCCCCGAAACTGGAGGAGTTTCCCGCCCCCGTGGAGCCGGTCACCGAGGTGAACCGGTCCGCGGCGCTGGGTGACCCGCGGCGCGCGGCGGACTGGATCGCGTACTTCGAGCGCCAGGTCGCCGAGCGGCCCTGGCGCGATGTGCTCGCCCGGTGGTGGCCGCGGCTGCTGCCCGGTCTGTACGGCGGCTCCACACACCCCGTGATCCGGGTCGGTCACGCGGTGCGCACGCTGGAGGCGGGCGGGCCGCAGGACGGGCCCCGCCTCGCGGAGCTCGCCCACGGCCTCGGCTACTCGGCCGCGCGGCTCGCACGGGTCGAGGGGCTCCCGGCGTGGGCCGCCGCCGTGGACGACCCGGACGAGGCGCGGCGCGGGCTGGCCGAGCTCGTGCGGGCGGCCACGCACCGGTACGCCACGCACGGCCACGGCGACGAGACGATGCTGGTGCACGCGGCGACCGCGCCCAACGCCGTGCTGCGCGCCCTGCCCGCGCTCCCCCGCGCCCTGTGGGTGCCGAGCCTGCACGCCGCGTGGACGGCGTCGGCGGCGGTGACGGCCATGTACGCGCCGGACGAGCCGGTGGCGTACGAGCCGGTCGGTGACCTCGATGCCGAGGAGGTTTTCGCGCGGGCGCTCGCGCATGGGGACGAACACGTGATCAAGTTCGCGGACACGGCGTTGGACGTCGGTGATCAGCGGGCGCTGGGGGCGGTTCTGCGGGCGGTCGAGCTCAGCGTGCCGCTCGGCTGA
- a CDS encoding MFS transporter, producing MTSPSTTSAPGTPVAAGDRRRWFALAIVMTAAFMDLVDVTIVNIAIPSIQRDAGASFSQIQWITAGYSLAFAAGLVTGGRLGDIHGRKRIFLIGITGFTVASALCGFAANPEMLVASRILQGGMAALMVPQVLSIVHATFPAHERGKVFGLFGMIVGLGAVSGPLLGALLTEWNIFGLEWRPIFLINLPVGIAGIILGRKFISESKAPRALKLDLVGVVLVTAGLLMLLYPLTRGRELSWPTWGYAMMAGSLVVFGALIAYEKRKAAKDGSPLVELSLFKVKSFAAGIAVQTVFGITLGIFFLVWTLYMQVGLGWSALRAGLTGVPFSIAVSAAAGISVQKLVPRFGRKVLQTGAVAMAAGVLIYIWEAGRYGADIAPWQMALPLVVMGIGMGLIVAPLTDAVLSEVPQEHAGSASGLINTVQQMGTALGLGLVSVVFFGVIDEHVRPERIPAEFVDGFQNALWWVAGVLAVIFLVMFALPAKPKQHVEGGATDATVPEKEPALT from the coding sequence ATGACTTCACCCAGCACCACATCCGCTCCCGGGACACCGGTGGCCGCCGGCGACCGGCGGCGTTGGTTCGCCCTGGCCATCGTGATGACGGCCGCCTTCATGGACCTCGTCGACGTCACGATCGTCAACATCGCCATACCGTCGATCCAGCGTGACGCGGGCGCCTCGTTCAGCCAGATCCAGTGGATCACCGCGGGCTACTCGCTCGCCTTCGCCGCCGGACTCGTCACCGGCGGGCGACTCGGCGACATCCACGGCCGCAAGCGGATCTTCCTCATAGGCATCACCGGGTTCACCGTCGCCTCCGCGCTCTGCGGCTTCGCGGCGAACCCGGAGATGCTGGTCGCGTCGCGCATCCTCCAGGGCGGCATGGCCGCGCTGATGGTGCCGCAGGTGCTGTCGATCGTGCACGCGACCTTCCCGGCCCACGAGCGGGGCAAGGTCTTCGGCCTCTTCGGCATGATCGTCGGACTCGGCGCGGTCTCCGGACCGCTGCTCGGCGCGCTGCTCACCGAGTGGAACATCTTCGGCCTGGAGTGGCGGCCGATCTTCCTCATCAACCTGCCGGTCGGTATCGCGGGCATCATCCTCGGCCGTAAGTTCATCAGCGAGTCCAAGGCGCCGCGCGCCCTCAAGCTGGACCTCGTCGGCGTCGTCCTGGTCACCGCCGGTCTGCTGATGCTGCTCTACCCGCTCACCCGAGGCCGCGAGCTGTCCTGGCCGACCTGGGGTTACGCGATGATGGCCGGGTCCCTCGTCGTCTTCGGCGCACTCATCGCGTACGAGAAGAGGAAGGCCGCGAAGGACGGTTCGCCGCTCGTCGAGCTGTCCCTGTTCAAGGTGAAGAGCTTCGCGGCGGGCATCGCCGTGCAGACGGTCTTCGGCATCACGCTGGGCATCTTCTTCCTCGTCTGGACGCTCTACATGCAGGTCGGCCTCGGCTGGAGCGCGCTGCGCGCCGGTCTGACGGGTGTGCCGTTCTCGATCGCCGTCTCGGCGGCGGCCGGCATCTCCGTGCAGAAGCTGGTGCCCCGTTTCGGCCGCAAGGTGCTGCAGACCGGTGCCGTCGCGATGGCCGCGGGCGTCCTGATCTACATCTGGGAGGCCGGACGGTACGGGGCGGACATCGCGCCCTGGCAGATGGCGCTCCCGCTGGTCGTGATGGGCATCGGCATGGGCCTGATCGTGGCCCCGCTCACGGACGCGGTCCTCTCCGAAGTCCCCCAGGAGCACGCGGGTTCGGCCTCCGGACTCATCAACACCGTGCAGCAGATGGGTACGGCGCTCGGCCTCGGCCTCGTGTCGGTGGTCTTCTTCGGGGTCATCGACGAGCACGTACGGCCGGAACGGATCCCGGCGGAGTTCGTGGACGGTTTCCAGAACGCGCTGTGGTGGGTGGCGGGCGTGCTCGCCGTCATCTTCCTGGTGATGTTCGCCCTGCCGGCGAAGCCGAAGCAGCATGTGGAGGGCGGCGCGACGGACGCGACCGTTCCGGAGAAGGAGCCGGCGCTGACGTAA
- the pfkB gene encoding 1-phosphofructokinase translates to MILTVTPNPSLDRTYEVPALDRGEVVRATGERVDPGGKGVNVSRAVAAAGVKTVAVLPLGGAPGALVAQLLDDQGIEAAPVPVSGQTRSNIAVAEPDGTLTKINAPGPELSDAERELLLATVGERSRGADWIACCGSLPRGLKPSWYAELVARAHAAGARIALDTSGPALLAALAERPDVVKPNVEELAEAVGRPLATVGDAVAAAEELRKAGAHAVLASLGADGQLLVDASGTYFASAPVAAVRSNVGAGDSSLAGFLVAGGSGPRALASAVAHGAAAVQLPGSAMPSPADLAPDAVTVTSEVPLSRVLTEPAT, encoded by the coding sequence ATGATCCTCACCGTCACCCCCAATCCCTCCCTCGACCGCACCTACGAGGTGCCCGCGCTCGACCGCGGCGAGGTCGTCCGCGCCACCGGCGAGCGCGTGGACCCGGGAGGCAAGGGGGTCAACGTCTCGCGGGCCGTCGCGGCGGCGGGCGTGAAGACCGTCGCCGTACTGCCGCTCGGCGGGGCGCCCGGCGCGCTCGTCGCCCAACTCCTCGACGACCAGGGCATCGAAGCCGCCCCGGTACCGGTGTCCGGGCAGACGCGTTCCAACATCGCGGTCGCGGAACCCGACGGCACGCTCACGAAGATCAACGCCCCCGGCCCCGAACTCTCCGACGCGGAGCGGGAACTGCTGCTCGCCACCGTCGGCGAGCGGTCGCGGGGCGCCGACTGGATCGCCTGCTGCGGGAGCCTGCCGCGTGGCCTGAAGCCGTCCTGGTACGCGGAGCTCGTGGCCCGCGCGCACGCGGCGGGCGCCCGGATCGCCCTGGACACGTCGGGGCCCGCGCTGCTCGCCGCGCTCGCCGAACGCCCCGACGTCGTCAAGCCCAACGTCGAGGAACTCGCCGAGGCGGTGGGCCGTCCCCTCGCCACGGTCGGCGACGCGGTCGCAGCCGCCGAAGAGCTGCGGAAGGCGGGCGCCCACGCGGTCCTCGCCAGCCTCGGCGCCGACGGCCAGCTCCTCGTCGACGCGTCCGGCACGTACTTCGCGAGCGCCCCCGTCGCCGCCGTACGCAGCAACGTCGGGGCCGGCGACTCCTCCCTCGCCGGATTCCTCGTCGCCGGCGGCTCGGGGCCCCGCGCCCTGGCCTCCGCCGTCGCCCACGGCGCGGCCGCGGTCCAGCTCCCCGGCAGCGCGATGCCGAGCCCGGCGGACCTCGCGCCGGACGCGGTCACGGTGACGTCGGAGGTCCCGCTGAGCCGCGTACTGACGGAGCCCGCCACATGA